In Pseudobdellovibrionaceae bacterium, a genomic segment contains:
- a CDS encoding 6-carboxytetrahydropterin synthase: protein MTKISLSRRSYFSAAHRYYNKQWTEEINKKVFGLCYSEKGHGHNYILDTFVSGPVNKDTGMIINLIDLDALLKNFVNILDHKHLNFDLPYFKTIIPTTENIAGFCFKEIKTLLKDNALSIQLEQIRLYENQDLWVDIINE, encoded by the coding sequence ATGACAAAAATTAGTTTATCTAGGCGATCGTATTTTAGTGCGGCTCACCGATATTATAATAAACAATGGACCGAAGAGATAAATAAAAAAGTCTTTGGCCTTTGCTATTCAGAAAAAGGACATGGGCACAATTACATTTTAGATACTTTTGTTTCGGGGCCTGTAAATAAAGACACGGGCATGATTATTAATTTAATCGATTTAGATGCCTTACTAAAAAATTTTGTTAACATCTTAGACCATAAACATTTAAATTTTGATCTCCCCTACTTTAAAACAATTATCCCCACCACAGAAAATATTGCTGGTTTTTGTTTTAAAGAAATTAAAACTCTTTTAAAAGACAATGCTTTGTCCATACAATTAGAGCAAATTAGACTTTATGAAAACCAAGATTTATGGGTAGATATTATTAATGAATAA